A region of Nitrospinota bacterium DNA encodes the following proteins:
- a CDS encoding N-acetylmuramoyl-L-alanine amidase: MTGVVLCFGTAFSGHPNTEAMYKNAKQQYLALFSSPKKISNRAEWESVISRFKLIVKTNSSSPRADDALYTIGVMYKNLYRRSGSLADKNEAIGSFNTLASRYPKSSLAGEARKQVGDIEFMARNNTKAKYAYKSAMKQKVDSRYKVAKAQNAPLETSIKSQALTPARKPDEQLAAKKPEVKGDGAQPVATLTNVRRYSTDGYTRVVLDFSDRTAFRVEPAGEKGKVYIDLMDTSLASNLSPVMAFDNGLAKGLKVGNGPDGVKRVTLDMDAGAESAVMALNSPFRIVIDLNRAKPMPAVAMKGPEPQPKPSMASSSVKPATTVARGGSLRTIVIDAGHGGKDPGAIGPTGLMEKDVALAIAKKLKTRLENRLRCKVVLTRSTDRFLELDERTVFANSVNADLFVSIHLNASRDSRAKGVETYFLSPARSKDELETAARENMIAHGGRNEIENDITYIMSDLQNTQKVNDSSTLAGVVQRSVVGGLREDNVPVKDKGVKQAMFYVLWRASMPSVLVETGFISNREEERRFRDGKYLDTLADSIAEGLEKYDRTYMVAARE; the protein is encoded by the coding sequence TTGACTGGCGTCGTACTCTGTTTTGGAACGGCGTTCTCCGGCCATCCTAACACCGAGGCGATGTATAAGAACGCCAAACAGCAATATCTTGCCCTCTTCTCATCCCCGAAAAAAATATCCAACCGGGCGGAGTGGGAGAGCGTTATAAGCCGGTTCAAGCTTATCGTAAAAACAAATTCCTCCTCCCCCAGGGCCGATGACGCGCTGTACACAATTGGGGTGATGTATAAAAACCTTTATCGCCGGTCCGGCTCGTTGGCGGACAAGAACGAGGCCATTGGAAGTTTCAACACCCTCGCAAGCCGATACCCTAAAAGTAGTCTGGCGGGGGAGGCGCGAAAACAGGTTGGCGATATCGAGTTTATGGCCAGGAACAACACCAAGGCCAAATACGCGTATAAAAGCGCCATGAAGCAAAAGGTGGACTCCCGGTACAAGGTAGCCAAGGCGCAAAATGCCCCATTGGAAACCAGCATAAAATCGCAGGCGCTGACACCCGCCAGGAAACCCGATGAACAGCTTGCCGCCAAAAAACCGGAGGTAAAGGGGGATGGCGCCCAGCCAGTGGCCACTTTAACCAACGTGCGCCGGTATTCCACCGACGGATACACCCGGGTGGTGCTGGATTTTTCCGACCGCACCGCCTTCCGCGTTGAGCCAGCCGGTGAAAAGGGCAAAGTTTACATTGACCTTATGGACACAAGCCTGGCCTCCAACCTATCCCCGGTGATGGCTTTCGACAATGGGTTGGCCAAAGGGTTGAAGGTGGGCAATGGGCCCGATGGGGTAAAGAGGGTGACTCTGGATATGGATGCCGGGGCCGAAAGCGCCGTGATGGCCTTAAACTCGCCATTCCGCATAGTAATAGATTTAAACCGCGCCAAACCCATGCCCGCCGTGGCAATGAAAGGGCCGGAGCCACAACCAAAACCTTCCATGGCAAGTTCATCAGTTAAGCCCGCCACGACTGTGGCGCGGGGTGGTTCGCTACGGACCATCGTGATAGACGCCGGGCATGGCGGGAAAGACCCTGGCGCCATAGGCCCCACAGGGCTTATGGAAAAAGACGTGGCGCTGGCTATCGCTAAAAAACTGAAGACCAGGCTGGAGAACCGGTTACGATGCAAGGTGGTTCTCACCCGGTCCACCGACAGGTTTTTGGAGCTGGACGAGCGGACGGTGTTCGCCAATTCGGTGAACGCCGATCTTTTTGTGTCCATCCATCTCAACGCCAGCCGGGACTCGCGCGCCAAAGGTGTGGAGACATATTTCCTCTCCCCCGCAAGGAGCAAAGACGAGCTTGAGACCGCCGCGCGGGAAAACATGATAGCCCACGGCGGACGCAACGAAATAGAGAACGACATCACCTACATAATGAGCGACCTGCAGAACACTCAGAAAGTGAACGATTCGTCCACGCTGGCCGGCGTGGTGCAACGGTCCGTGGTGGGCGGCCTGCGGGAAGACAACGTGCCCGTTAAAGACAAAGGGGTGAAACAGGCCATGTTCTATGTGTTGTGGCGCGCCTCCATGCCCAGCGTGCTGGTGGAAACCGGGTTTATATCAAACCGGGAGGAGGAACGGCGGTTCAGAGACGGAAAATACCTGGATACGCTGGCGGACTCCATCGCCGAAGGTTTGGAAAAATACGACCGCACATATATGGTGGCCGCGCGGGAGTAG
- the xseB gene encoding exodeoxyribonuclease VII small subunit — protein sequence MSEKENTGLKFEAAIKRLEEIVTKLEGGDLELENSIALFEEGIRMSRLCQKKLDEAEKKIEKLIRDKEGALATEPMEDPTQDAPI from the coding sequence ATGAGCGAAAAAGAAAACACAGGATTAAAATTCGAGGCGGCCATTAAACGCCTTGAGGAAATCGTGACCAAACTCGAAGGGGGCGACCTGGAGCTGGAAAACTCCATAGCGCTTTTCGAGGAGGGTATCCGCATGTCGAGGCTTTGCCAGAAAAAACTGGACGAGGCGGAGAAAAAGATAGAAAAACTCATCCGCGACAAGGAAGGGGCGCTGGCCACCGAGCCGATGGAAGACCCCACCCAGGACGCTCCCATCTAG
- a CDS encoding polyprenyl synthetase family protein, producing the protein MPLTAYFNEIRSMVEREMDRLVPAATAYPPHLHESMRYSLFAGGKRLRPILAVAACDTVKGNRAKVIPFAVTLEVVHTYTLIHDDLPAMDNDDLRRGMPTNHIKFGEAAAILAGDGLLTLAFEILADAKNFPGVDPETLLDVTRRTARAIGSLGTVGGQMADIQFAGDKVEADLATLEYIHTHKTGKLIEISVRGGAQLAGAREDEIEALAEYGRSIGLAFQVVDDLLDIEGSREKLGKTPGSDAKNKKLTYPALLGVEESRRLATRLTDRAIKSLEMFGDSAERLSDLAKYVIARAF; encoded by the coding sequence ATGCCCCTTACCGCATATTTCAACGAAATCCGGTCCATGGTGGAGCGGGAAATGGACAGGCTGGTTCCAGCCGCCACGGCGTATCCGCCCCATCTGCACGAGTCCATGCGGTACTCCCTTTTCGCCGGGGGCAAACGGCTTCGCCCGATTTTAGCCGTGGCCGCTTGCGACACGGTTAAAGGAAACCGGGCGAAGGTTATCCCGTTCGCCGTGACGCTGGAGGTTGTACATACATATACCCTCATCCATGACGACCTGCCCGCCATGGACAATGACGACCTGCGGCGGGGCATGCCAACGAACCATATCAAGTTCGGCGAGGCGGCGGCCATCCTTGCGGGGGATGGCCTATTAACCCTGGCGTTCGAGATTTTGGCGGATGCGAAAAATTTCCCCGGCGTGGACCCGGAAACCTTGCTTGATGTAACCCGCCGCACGGCCCGGGCCATAGGTTCGCTGGGAACTGTGGGGGGCCAGATGGCAGACATCCAGTTTGCTGGCGACAAGGTGGAGGCGGACCTGGCCACCCTTGAATACATCCATACCCACAAGACCGGAAAACTTATCGAAATATCGGTGAGGGGCGGGGCCCAGTTGGCCGGGGCGCGGGAGGACGAAATCGAAGCGTTGGCGGAATATGGACGGAGCATCGGCCTGGCTTTCCAGGTGGTGGATGACCTGCTGGACATCGAGGGTAGCAGGGAAAAGCTGGGCAAAACCCCCGGCTCCGACGCGAAGAACAAGAAACTTACCTACCCGGCGCTTTTAGGGGTGGAAGAGTCGCGCAGACTGGCCACCAGGCTTACCGACAGGGCCATAAAGTCGCTGGAGATGTTTGGCGATTCGGCGGAACGGTTGAGCGACCTTGCCAAATACGTCATCGCCCGGGCTTTTTAA
- a CDS encoding type II toxin-antitoxin system HicB family antitoxin encodes MSEAAIRLHVERLEEGGFLATSPDVPGLVAEGRTITETVEIAQGLARKILESCLDHGDEIPAALMKMVDEGVSPTDFTIPVPVR; translated from the coding sequence ATGAGTGAAGCGGCCATAAGGTTACATGTGGAACGGCTGGAGGAAGGCGGCTTTTTGGCCACAAGCCCGGACGTGCCCGGTTTGGTGGCCGAGGGACGCACAATCACGGAAACCGTCGAAATAGCTCAAGGGCTGGCGCGGAAGATACTGGAATCCTGCCTGGATCATGGAGATGAAATACCGGCGGCCCTGATGAAAATGGTGGACGAGGGGGTTTCGCCGACGGATTTTACTATTCCCGTCCCGGTCAGATAA
- a CDS encoding type II toxin-antitoxin system HicA family toxin, with translation MGRLAGFKYREVARKLRLFGFIFDRPGPGSHEIWRNPNTGKKVTLPHHGKDFAEGTLRAILRESGIDVDEFLKA, from the coding sequence ATGGGGCGTCTGGCCGGTTTTAAATACCGTGAAGTGGCCAGAAAACTTCGTTTATTCGGCTTTATTTTTGACAGGCCGGGGCCAGGAAGCCATGAAATATGGCGTAACCCCAATACTGGCAAAAAAGTTACCCTCCCACATCACGGCAAGGATTTCGCCGAGGGCACTTTAAGGGCAATCCTGCGTGAATCCGGCATTGATGTGGATGAATTCCTCAAGGCATAA
- a CDS encoding 1-deoxy-D-xylulose-5-phosphate synthase — protein MGPKVDYNILKTISSPKDLKSLSINELNQLAAEIRQRIIEVVSRNGGHLASSLGVVELTLALHYVFDAPDDKIVWDVGHQCYAHKIITGRNDRFDTLRQSGGVSGFPSISESPYDCFSTGHAGTSISAALGFAQARDLAGDSNRVLAVIGDGSMTAGLAFEGLNHAGSMHTNLTVVLNDNKMSISRNVGALSQHLNRIITGKWYVRLKEDIGQTLQHLAGDQVAQFTRRFEEAIKGIIVPGKLFEDLGYKYIGPIEGHEISYLIETFQAAKEIKGPKLIHVVTTKGKGYGPAEEKAQSFHGVSSFHPATGDLPQAKRTYTDVFADTLIELAAEDEKIVAITAAMPEGTGLARFARVYPERFYDVGIAEQHATTFAAGLAAGGMKPVVAIYSTFLQRVFDQIVHDVCLMNLNVTFAVDRAGLVGEDGATHQGVFDMTYLRCIPNMVLMAPKDEQELRRMLKTAIEYQGPAAVRYPRGAAVGVPITKDIEPLPMGKAEVVADGSDICIVAVGHPVYAAMEAAERLRKDGYSVALVNARFVKPLDEETLETMGRKCGLILTVEENALAGGFGSAVLELIESRRLPHVAVRRIGIPDAFIDHADQKKQRTFAGLDADGIERAAREFIKEAKSTGAGHVADQETVGYHSR, from the coding sequence ATGGGCCCAAAGGTCGATTACAATATATTAAAAACGATTTCAAGTCCTAAGGACTTGAAATCACTAAGCATAAACGAGCTTAACCAGCTCGCCGCCGAGATACGCCAGAGAATCATCGAAGTGGTCTCCCGGAACGGGGGGCACTTGGCGTCCAGCCTGGGTGTGGTGGAGCTTACCCTGGCCTTGCACTATGTGTTCGATGCCCCGGACGACAAAATTGTCTGGGACGTGGGGCATCAATGTTACGCCCATAAGATAATCACCGGCAGGAACGACCGGTTCGACACGCTCCGCCAGAGCGGCGGGGTGTCCGGTTTCCCCAGCATAAGCGAAAGCCCTTACGATTGCTTTAGCACCGGCCATGCGGGCACCTCCATTTCCGCCGCGCTGGGTTTCGCCCAGGCCCGGGACCTTGCGGGGGATAGCAATCGCGTGCTGGCGGTTATCGGGGATGGCTCCATGACCGCCGGGCTGGCCTTTGAGGGTTTGAACCACGCGGGCTCCATGCACACCAACCTTACGGTAGTGCTGAACGACAACAAAATGTCCATCTCCCGCAACGTGGGGGCGTTGTCTCAACATCTAAACCGCATCATCACCGGTAAATGGTATGTCCGGCTGAAAGAGGATATCGGCCAGACGCTCCAGCATTTGGCGGGGGACCAGGTGGCGCAGTTCACCCGGAGGTTCGAGGAAGCCATAAAAGGCATCATCGTGCCGGGGAAGCTTTTCGAGGATTTGGGTTATAAATACATCGGCCCCATCGAAGGGCACGAGATATCGTACCTGATAGAAACTTTCCAGGCCGCCAAGGAAATTAAGGGGCCCAAACTCATCCATGTGGTCACCACCAAGGGTAAAGGCTACGGCCCGGCGGAAGAGAAGGCCCAGTCTTTCCACGGGGTATCCTCTTTCCATCCGGCCACGGGAGACCTGCCTCAGGCCAAACGCACATATACAGACGTATTCGCCGACACGCTTATAGAACTGGCCGCCGAGGACGAGAAGATAGTGGCCATAACCGCCGCCATGCCCGAGGGCACCGGCCTGGCCCGGTTCGCAAGGGTGTATCCGGAGCGGTTTTACGACGTGGGCATCGCCGAACAGCACGCCACCACATTCGCCGCGGGCCTTGCCGCCGGGGGCATGAAACCGGTGGTGGCCATATATTCCACATTCCTGCAAAGGGTGTTCGACCAGATAGTGCACGACGTTTGCCTGATGAACCTCAACGTTACCTTCGCTGTGGATCGCGCGGGGCTGGTGGGGGAAGACGGCGCCACCCATCAGGGGGTGTTCGACATGACATACCTGCGGTGCATCCCCAACATGGTATTGATGGCGCCTAAAGACGAGCAGGAACTGAGGCGGATGCTAAAAACCGCCATCGAATACCAGGGTCCGGCGGCGGTAAGGTATCCGCGCGGCGCGGCCGTGGGCGTGCCAATCACAAAAGATATAGAGCCGCTACCCATGGGCAAGGCGGAGGTTGTGGCCGACGGGTCGGACATCTGCATAGTGGCGGTGGGGCATCCGGTTTACGCGGCCATGGAAGCGGCGGAACGGCTGAGGAAAGACGGATACTCGGTGGCGCTGGTGAACGCCCGGTTCGTAAAACCACTGGACGAGGAGACGCTGGAGACCATGGGGCGCAAATGCGGCCTTATCCTCACGGTGGAGGAAAACGCGCTGGCGGGCGGGTTCGGCTCGGCGGTGCTGGAGCTTATCGAGTCCCGCAGGTTACCCCATGTGGCCGTGCGCCGCATAGGCATACCGGACGCGTTCATCGACCACGCCGACCAGAAGAAACAAAGAACCTTCGCCGGGCTGGACGCCGACGGTATCGAGCGGGCCGCGAGGGAATTCATCAAGGAAGCCAAATCCACCGGAGCCGGCCATGTCGCAGACCAGGAAACGGTTGGATATCATTCTCGCTGA
- a CDS encoding TlyA family RNA methyltransferase — MSQTRKRLDIILAERGLAESRQRAQALILAGLVSVNGAPAQKAGERYADDAEIAVKGKDHPYVSRGGVKLAHAMDIFHINPGGYVCVDVGASTGGFTDCLLQRGAVKVYAIDVGENQLDYRLRSDPRVISMEKVNARNMDMTPIVEPLDMLVADVSFISLKLVIPPFLALLRPGAHLILLVKPQFEAGRDKVNKGIVRDESVHEEVLKEITGFFENLGLKTTGTAESPILGRKGNKEFLLGLSKS; from the coding sequence ATGTCGCAGACCAGGAAACGGTTGGATATCATTCTCGCTGAGCGGGGCCTGGCCGAAAGCCGCCAGCGCGCCCAGGCGCTCATCCTGGCGGGGCTGGTTTCGGTAAACGGCGCCCCGGCGCAAAAAGCCGGAGAACGGTATGCGGACGATGCGGAAATCGCCGTAAAAGGCAAAGACCATCCTTATGTCTCCCGGGGCGGCGTGAAGCTGGCCCACGCCATGGACATTTTCCACATCAACCCCGGGGGGTATGTGTGTGTGGACGTGGGCGCCTCCACCGGCGGTTTTACAGACTGCCTGCTTCAGCGCGGCGCGGTAAAGGTGTACGCCATAGACGTGGGGGAGAACCAGCTGGATTACAGGCTTCGCTCCGACCCAAGAGTTATCAGCATGGAGAAGGTGAATGCGCGCAACATGGATATGACACCCATTGTTGAACCTTTGGACATGCTGGTGGCGGATGTCTCTTTCATATCGTTAAAACTTGTCATACCGCCATTCCTGGCTTTGCTCCGGCCCGGCGCCCATCTTATCCTGCTGGTGAAACCCCAGTTCGAGGCCGGGCGGGACAAGGTGAACAAGGGAATAGTCCGGGATGAGAGTGTCCATGAGGAAGTGTTGAAAGAAATTACCGGTTTTTTTGAAAACCTGGGTTTGAAAACCACTGGAACGGCGGAATCCCCCATCCTGGGCAGAAAGGGGAACAAGGAATTTTTGTTAGGATTATCAAAAAGTTGA
- a CDS encoding histidine triad nucleotide-binding protein, which yields MVDCIFCKVAAGLIPSQKVAETEELFAFEDINPQAPTHVLIVPKKHMSSSLDITAHEAELMGKIIMMANDIAIDRGLEKSGFRILTNTGSHAGQSVFHLHFHLLGGRRMEWPPG from the coding sequence ATGGTGGACTGTATATTTTGCAAGGTGGCGGCGGGGCTCATACCTTCGCAAAAAGTGGCGGAGACAGAGGAACTGTTTGCCTTCGAGGACATCAACCCCCAAGCCCCCACCCATGTGCTCATAGTACCCAAAAAACACATGTCTTCCAGCCTGGACATTACCGCTCATGAGGCGGAGCTTATGGGCAAGATAATAATGATGGCCAACGACATAGCCATAGACCGTGGATTGGAGAAAAGCGGGTTCCGCATCTTGACCAACACCGGCAGTCACGCGGGGCAGTCGGTATTCCATCTCCATTTCCACCTGCTGGGCGGAAGGCGGATGGAATGGCCCCCGGGTTAA
- the rsmI gene encoding 16S rRNA (cytidine(1402)-2'-O)-methyltransferase, with the protein MVATPIGNLEDFSIRAADTLKSADIVACEDTRHASILLNRHGIYAKKLVSYHSHNIERRSAELLRALLDGQNVALISDAGSPGVSDPGAALTRMAAMEGIIVRPIPGPSAFLSALIASGFPTARFVYEGFLPRKKGRKTRLLSWQGEQRTVVFYESPHRLIKTLVEIAELLGDRLVCVTRELTKIHEEVVRGTAAELAAEFSARGQVKGEITVVVAPQNFTWGAVEKEED; encoded by the coding sequence ATGGTGGCCACCCCTATCGGCAACCTGGAAGATTTTTCGATCCGCGCCGCCGATACGCTAAAATCCGCCGACATCGTGGCCTGCGAAGACACACGCCACGCCAGCATATTGTTGAACCGGCACGGCATCTACGCGAAAAAACTGGTCTCCTACCATTCGCATAACATCGAGCGGCGGTCTGCGGAACTATTACGGGCTCTACTGGATGGACAGAACGTGGCGCTTATTTCTGACGCTGGCTCTCCCGGTGTCAGCGACCCTGGCGCGGCCCTAACCCGGATGGCGGCCATGGAAGGGATAATAGTGCGGCCCATACCCGGCCCATCGGCGTTCCTTTCGGCGCTCATCGCTTCCGGGTTCCCCACGGCGCGCTTCGTTTACGAAGGGTTCCTGCCCCGCAAGAAAGGAAGAAAAACCAGGCTCCTCTCCTGGCAAGGCGAGCAGAGGACCGTTGTGTTCTACGAGTCTCCCCACAGGCTCATAAAAACCCTGGTGGAAATAGCGGAACTGCTGGGGGACAGGCTTGTGTGCGTCACCAGGGAGCTTACGAAAATCCACGAAGAGGTGGTCCGGGGAACAGCGGCGGAGCTGGCGGCGGAGTTCTCCGCCCGGGGCCAGGTGAAAGGGGAGATAACCGTGGTGGTGGCCCCTCAAAACTTCACCTGGGGCGCCGTGGAGAAGGAAGAGGATTAA
- a CDS encoding HAMP domain-containing protein: MLRFKSFQTRILVFFLGLLLAFALATFLLVDIANYNSAKRQIEEGLLVGSRVFSKVMTARAQQLVDAAVLLSGDYALKQAMATNDFETILSVVANHKERVQADFFTIVSLDGRVIADTLHEENRNTPFSLPSVIAEAEEKGESFSIVSIDEKPYQMVVVPLLAPTPIAWICLGFIIDDRLVADIENLTLLNITFALQTSAGQTRIIASTGAGEMRRSVEDFLRSAPPEFMGKSVSANIGGDEYTITSISLEENSSYKVIALLQRSFTKAMEPYNRLRMVLYILGGAGLALSSIAGVFIARTVTKPVKILGDSVRRIDSGDYSHYAVVNQDDELAQLATAINNMARGLMEKDRVRNLLGKVVSHSIAEKLLSKEMELGGEEREVTVLFSDIRGFTARSEDMSPKNLLNVLNSHFTSMNQVIENHNGVVDKYMGDAVMAIFGAPLDMADHPKQAVSAALDMMRAMKELNENLARRALPPLNIGIGVNTDVVVAGNIGSTNRLNYTVIGDGVNLASRLEGANKYYGTTILISENTLRNVEKIFLCRELDKVRVAGKTEAIRVFEVLADREGATQDQLALSNEFGEALRCFRGQDFTAAMSLFKRIDGDTGGDKPSRIYMMRIESIFNAPATAGWDYVYDLPK; encoded by the coding sequence TTGCTACGTTTTAAAAGTTTCCAGACCAGGATACTGGTTTTCTTCCTCGGCCTTCTTCTTGCGTTCGCCCTCGCCACCTTCCTTCTCGTTGATATCGCCAATTACAACAGCGCCAAACGGCAGATAGAGGAAGGGCTACTGGTAGGCTCCAGGGTGTTCAGCAAGGTCATGACCGCCAGGGCCCAGCAGTTGGTGGACGCGGCGGTTCTGCTCTCCGGCGATTACGCTCTTAAACAGGCCATGGCCACCAACGATTTCGAGACTATCCTGTCGGTTGTGGCCAACCACAAAGAGAGGGTGCAGGCGGATTTTTTCACCATCGTTTCTCTGGATGGGCGCGTAATAGCCGACACGCTTCACGAGGAAAACCGGAATACCCCATTCTCACTTCCCTCGGTTATCGCCGAGGCGGAGGAGAAAGGGGAGTCGTTCTCCATCGTTTCCATAGATGAAAAACCTTACCAGATGGTGGTGGTGCCGTTGCTGGCGCCAACGCCCATAGCCTGGATATGCCTGGGGTTCATTATTGATGACCGGCTTGTGGCCGACATAGAGAACCTGACCCTGCTCAATATAACCTTCGCCCTTCAAACTAGCGCCGGGCAAACGCGGATTATCGCCTCCACCGGCGCCGGAGAGATGAGGCGGAGCGTGGAGGACTTTCTCCGTTCCGCGCCACCGGAATTTATGGGTAAAAGCGTTTCGGCCAACATCGGCGGAGATGAATACACCATTACCTCCATCTCACTGGAGGAAAACTCCAGTTATAAGGTTATCGCCCTGCTCCAGCGCTCTTTCACAAAGGCCATGGAGCCCTACAACAGGTTGCGGATGGTCCTTTACATCCTCGGCGGCGCGGGGTTGGCCCTCTCTTCCATAGCAGGCGTTTTCATCGCCAGGACCGTCACCAAGCCTGTGAAGATCCTGGGGGATAGCGTTCGCCGGATAGACTCGGGGGACTATAGCCATTATGCCGTGGTAAACCAGGATGACGAGCTGGCCCAGCTGGCCACGGCCATAAACAATATGGCCAGGGGGTTAATGGAGAAAGACCGGGTGCGGAACCTGCTGGGCAAGGTGGTGTCCCACTCCATCGCGGAGAAATTGTTGAGCAAGGAGATGGAGTTGGGGGGCGAGGAAAGGGAGGTTACAGTGCTTTTTTCCGACATAAGGGGATTCACCGCCCGGTCGGAGGATATGTCGCCAAAGAACCTTTTAAACGTGCTTAACAGCCATTTCACCAGCATGAACCAGGTGATAGAAAACCACAACGGCGTGGTGGATAAATACATGGGAGACGCTGTTATGGCCATTTTCGGCGCGCCGCTGGACATGGCGGACCATCCGAAACAGGCCGTGAGCGCCGCGCTGGACATGATGCGGGCCATGAAGGAACTGAACGAAAACCTGGCCCGGCGCGCTTTGCCGCCCCTAAACATAGGCATAGGAGTGAACACGGATGTGGTGGTGGCCGGGAATATAGGCTCCACCAACAGGTTGAATTACACGGTAATCGGCGACGGGGTAAACCTGGCCTCCCGGCTGGAGGGGGCCAACAAGTATTACGGAACCACCATCCTGATCTCGGAGAACACCCTGAGAAATGTAGAAAAAATATTTCTTTGCCGGGAGTTGGACAAGGTGAGGGTGGCGGGAAAAACCGAGGCCATCCGGGTGTTCGAGGTTTTGGCGGACCGGGAGGGGGCTACACAAGATCAATTGGCGTTATCCAACGAGTTTGGAGAGGCGTTGCGATGTTTCAGGGGCCAGGATTTTACTGCGGCCATGAGCCTGTTCAAGCGGATTGACGGCGACACCGGCGGCGATAAGCCATCTAGGATTTATATGATGAGGATAGAATCCATCTTCAACGCCCCGGCGACGGCCGGTTGGGATTACGTTTACGACCTGCCTAAATAG
- a CDS encoding methylamine utilization protein produces MEPGKTIVSLLILLTFAGPSSAGELMAVVKDAFGKPVKDAVIYAVPASGKTPAVPSPKAKVVDQVDRTFIDHVTPLLVNTPVKFPNSDNIRHHVYSLSKPKTFELPLYIGSPSEPVVFDKPGVVALGCNIHDWMIAYVLVVETPYFGKTGEDGQASVKGMPEDEYNIYVWHPRMKAAVEGELIKKVKIGAAAMQVEAQLKLTPEFRPRRAPVIGAKRY; encoded by the coding sequence ATGGAACCGGGTAAAACTATTGTATCGCTATTGATACTGCTCACCTTCGCGGGGCCATCCTCCGCTGGAGAGCTGATGGCGGTGGTGAAAGACGCCTTTGGCAAGCCGGTGAAGGACGCCGTGATCTACGCCGTTCCGGCGTCGGGCAAAACCCCCGCGGTCCCAAGCCCGAAAGCCAAAGTGGTGGATCAGGTGGACAGGACTTTTATAGACCACGTCACCCCGTTGTTGGTGAACACCCCGGTGAAATTCCCCAACTCCGACAATATCCGGCACCATGTATATTCGTTATCCAAACCGAAGACTTTCGAATTGCCGTTATATATAGGTTCACCGTCGGAGCCGGTGGTGTTCGACAAACCGGGGGTGGTGGCGCTGGGATGCAACATCCACGACTGGATGATAGCCTACGTGCTGGTGGTGGAAACCCCCTATTTCGGCAAGACCGGGGAAGATGGGCAGGCATCAGTAAAAGGCATGCCGGAAGACGAATACAACATCTACGTCTGGCACCCCAGGATGAAAGCCGCCGTTGAGGGGGAACTGATAAAAAAAGTTAAAATCGGAGCCGCCGCCATGCAGGTGGAGGCGCAATTGAAGCTTACCCCGGAGTTTAGGCCCCGGCGCGCCCCGGTGATAGGAGCCAAGAGGTACTAG